A region of Thermococcus barossii DNA encodes the following proteins:
- a CDS encoding DNA-directed RNA polymerase subunit H, whose product MAAKKEFDIFTHELVPEHRILSEEEKEELLRKYRIRISQLPQIKASDPAVVALGAKPGDVLEIKRKSPTAGYYYYYRLVVED is encoded by the coding sequence GTGGCGGCGAAAAAAGAATTTGATATATTCACTCACGAGCTGGTTCCTGAGCACAGAATACTCAGCGAGGAGGAGAAGGAAGAGCTCCTCAGAAAGTACAGAATCAGGATTTCCCAGCTTCCACAGATCAAGGCTTCAGATCCTGCTGTTGTCGCGCTTGGCGCAAAGCCCGGCGACGTTCTTGAGATCAAGAGGAAGAGCCCGACGGCTGGTTACTATTACTACTACCGCCTGGTGGTTGAGGACTGA